The Trichoderma atroviride chromosome 5, complete sequence genome contains a region encoding:
- a CDS encoding uncharacterized protein (EggNog:ENOG41~SECRETED:SignalP(1-18)~CAZy:GH16): MGILSILLLALVPHLVAADCECGFVAHSPLTKQQAQDYPGPDQLFFTNMLESRFYDIQNISRDSTWKRQQYNVSARAGRGEYGKTFAVDNVYSVPQTGSMKDPSQLSAGYADSINGGIALVVGSALDNDSIPVAELDSARSDMGFGSYRAGMKLTPVNGTCAAFFWYFNDTQEIDMEFLSREFDVEKHVYPVNLVIQSEASMQAGYDASKTGTFKVVNLAFNPTIGFHEYRFDFLQDRVRFYADSRLLAEMNGTSVPTSPGHLILQHWSNGNPLWSGGPPEEDAALTVGYVKAYFNSSDAKAQSSWNSACQKAVSKGSNKPLCEVPNVTSVNSTTGGTFFNTSDPNDEEKNSAARLGSTWATTASALLLVLVLTCL, encoded by the exons ATGGGCATTTTGAGCATCTTGCTTCTGGCGCTTGTGCCGCATCTGGTCGCAGCAGACTGTGAATGCGGCTTTGTCGCGCACTCTCCCTTGACCAAGCAACAGGCCCAAGACTATCCAGGGCCCGACCAGCTGTTCTTCACAAACATGCTGGAGAGCAGGTTCTATGACATCCAGAACATTTCTCGCGACAGCACCTGGAAGCGGCAGCAGTACAACGTCTCGgctcgagctgggcgaggcgAGTACGGCAAGACGTTTGCTGTCGACAACGTCTATAGCGTCCCCCAGACCGGTTCTATGAAGGATCCTTCTCAGCTCAGCGCCGGGTATGCAGATTCTATAAACGGCGGGATTGCGCTGGTTGTCGGCAGCGCTCTTGACAACGATTCCATCCCGGTGGCAGAGCTGGACTCGGCTCGATCCGACATGGGATTTGGCTCGTACCGTGCTGGCATGAAGCTGACTCCCGTGAATGGCACCTGCGCAGCTTTCTTCTGG TACTTCAACGACACCCAGGAGATTGACATGGAGTTTCTATCTCGAGAGTTTGATGTGGAGAAACACGTCTATCCCGTCAACCTCGTGATCCAGTCGGAAGCATCGATGCAGGCTGGCTACGATGCATCCAAGACGGGCACCTTCAAGGTGGTGAACCTTGCGTTTAACCCCACTATTGGCTTCCACGAGTATCGCTTCGACTTCTTGCAGGATCGCGTCCGCTTCTACGCCGACAGCCGGCTGCTCGCCGAGATGAATGGGACCTCGGTGCCCACTAGTCCTGGCCATCTCATTCTGCAGCACTGGAGCAATGGGAACCCCTTGTGGTCTGGAGGCCCCCCAGAGGAAGACGCTGCCCTGACTGTTGGCTACGTCAAGGCCTATTTCAACTCATCTGATGCAAAGGCCCAGTCGAGCTGGAACAGCGCCTGCCAAAAGGCAGTTTCAAAGGGCAGCAACAAGCCGCTGTGTGAGGTTCCCAATGTGACGTCGGTAAACTCAACCACGGGAGGCACCTTTTTCAACACCAGCGATCCGAATGACGAGGAAAAGAACAGCGCGGCTCGCCTGGGCAGCACGtgggcgacgacggcgagtgcactgctgctggtgctggtatTGACCTGCCTATAA